Proteins co-encoded in one Eriocheir sinensis breed Jianghai 21 chromosome 5, ASM2467909v1, whole genome shotgun sequence genomic window:
- the LOC126985036 gene encoding uncharacterized protein LOC126985036: protein MRQLPQESPPFVDGEGFPQGTEVGLADRRDQESGELLCTKVMCVRKRPEFRVSPRIQSYLSSKELYRSHGDGRQFSGFRIPQFHSDRMRVCRPGRPKNLVGPQLQTCVYLEGGMPVHYTRRPLDPHGPSLGVVRRHDGSVREAFRVPKDSLPKATDEQPFRNPNTLYVNIWEEFIFGKSVIPKSKTSRAHVREVEEEGCFKFIHRILSSFLPKFAVDLLTYIVYFFLFFVSCVGYNMFCDLGCYILFAQHLKIHERADEEKLEVVFTGSLFQGPLYAMTRNWCEHCNQRERAKVMWKLMRKMKTDILPPSNPPDAPLTGAVQAPS from the coding sequence ATGCGGCAACTCCCTCAAGAGAGTCCGCCCTTCGTGGATGGCGAGGGCTTCCCGCAGGGCACTGAGGTGGGGTTGGCTGATAGGCGGGACCAGGAGAGCGGGGAACTGCTGTGCACCAAAGTCATGTGTGTAAGGAAGCGGCCAGAGTTCCGTGTGTCGCCCAGAATCCAGTCTTATCTGTCTTCCAAGGAGTTGTACCGGAGCCACGGAGATGGGCGGCAGTTCAGCGGCTTCAGGATACCACAGTTCCACAGCGACAGGATGCGGGTTTGCCGCCCCGGCAGACCCAAAAACCTGGTGGGTCCACAACTCCAGACGTGCGTGTACCTGGAGGGAGGAATGCCAGTCCACTACACCAGGAGGCCCCTAGACCCTCACGGACCGTCCTTGGGAGTGGTGAGAAGGCATGACGGCTCAGTGAGGGAGGCCTTTCGAGTGCCCAAAGACAGCCTACCCAAAGCCACCGATGAGCAGCCCTTCAGGAACCCAAACACCCTCTACGTCAACATCTGGGAGGAGTTCATCTTCGGCAAGTCTGTGATCCCCAAGAGTAAGACAAGCAGAGCACACGTGAGggaagttgaggaggaaggaTGCTTCAAGTTCATTCATAGAATCCTCAGTTCATTTTTACCAAAGTTCGCCGTCGATTTGTTGACCTACATTGTctacttctttttgtttttcgtctCATGCGTCGGGTACAACATGTTCTGTGATCTGGGCTGCTACATCCTGTTCGCCCAGCACCTCAAGATCCACGAGAGGGCGGACGAGGAGAAGCTGGAAGTGGTGTTCACCGGCAGCCTCTTCCAGGGGCCCCTGTACGCCATgacgaggaactggtgtgagcaCTGCAACCAGCGGGAGCGAGCGAAGGTCATGTGGAAgctgatgaggaagatgaagactgATATCCTGCCTCCCTCCAACCCGCCTGACGCTCCTCTGACGGGCGCCGTGCAGGCCCCCTCCTGA